One stretch of Natronobacterium gregoryi SP2 DNA includes these proteins:
- a CDS encoding ribbon-helix-helix domain-containing protein: protein MSEAATNDDEIVTVNFKVTRSFLNEIEDTWQGRGFNSRSEFIRYTLRDAVEHPTFDRDELVALLQAEEDVREQRTMSSQETREQFGTDNEKE from the coding sequence ATGTCCGAAGCGGCCACAAACGACGACGAGATCGTCACGGTAAACTTCAAAGTCACACGGTCGTTTCTCAACGAGATCGAAGACACGTGGCAAGGACGAGGATTCAACAGCCGGAGCGAATTTATCCGGTATACCTTGCGTGATGCCGTCGAACATCCCACGTTCGACCGCGACGAACTCGTTGCACTTCTCCAAGCCGAAGAGGACGTTCGTGAACAACGGACGATGAGTTCCCAAGAGACACGCGAGCAATTCGGCACTGACAACGAGAAAGAGTGA